In the genome of Arachis stenosperma cultivar V10309 chromosome 6, arast.V10309.gnm1.PFL2, whole genome shotgun sequence, the window ACCATCAAGCAGGGGCCAAACGAAAGTTTAAAAGACTACATGACTCGCTTCACCAAGGTCGCAATCAGCATACCAGACCTCCACCCCGAGGTCCATCTGCACGCAATAAAAAGCGGCCTCCGACCCGGAAAGTTCCAAGAGACGATTGCAGTAGCAAAGCCGAGGACTCTGGCAGAATTCCGAGAAAAAGCGAAAGGCCAAATTGACATCGAGGAGCTCAGACAAGCTCGGAAACCCGACAAATCACTTTTCCGTGACGAAGACAAGAGCTCCTCCcataagaaaaattttaaactaacaCCTCGTTTTGACTCTTATACGCAGTTTAACACCAAGAGAGAAGACATAATCAAGGAAATCTTGAACTCCAAACTAATCAAACCACCAAGGAAAGCCGGCACATACCAAGATACAAAGAACGTGGACAAATCAAAGTACTGCACTTTCCACCAGAAACATGGGCACAATACCGATGATTGTGTAGTCGCCAAGGATCTTCTAGAACGATTAGCACGACAAGGACACCTTGACAAATACATTGGTGGTCACATGCAAAAACGCGGCTCCAATTCCACAACAGCCGACCTTCCTGACCAACACCGAGGAAAAGAAAAGACATCCTCAGGCCAATACGAAAGACCACGAGGTATAATTAACTGTATTTCAGGAGGGTACGCAAGTGGAGGACACTCAAATTCGGCAAGAAAAAGGTCGTTTAGGACGATATATTCGGCAGACGTACAGGAACAAAACACTACATTTACTAATCCGCAACCCAACAACCTACAGAacaaataaaatcataaaattactaaataaaAGGCAGCATAAAACAACGAGCTTACTACCTGCATGTATTGTCCAATAGCCATATCCCCCACTTCTTTAGCAAGAGTTACATCAGCCGACGATTGACAATACTCGTCCACAACAGCCATGTAAGGATACTCCTTTCCCCAAACTGAAAAAGCTTCACTTTCTTCAGACATCTCATGAAGCCTTTTCTGATTCCCCATAAAAGCATGTATCTCTTCTAGAGGGACAGCTAACTCTTTTCCATCTGAATCATCTGATAGCTCCACAAGTTCGgatccttttcttttcttcgcAATCACCTTCCTCCGACCTTGACGGGGCTGCGAAACCTCGGCACCCCCAACAACCTTCTCAGCATTTGACGAAGATACCTCCTTATCCAGATTCTTACTCTTAAAACGACTCCTTAACGATGCCGCAGAAACACCCGGATACTTCCCACCTACAGAAAACAATTCGTTTTAAAGTTTCTCagaaaaaatgaaaacagaGGGACATCAACATGAACCCTAAAAAACTCACCTAGATACTCTACAACAGCAACTTTATCATCCTCCCACTTCAGCAACTCATACATTGATATCAAATCTTTTCGATCAACATTTTCCACCAAATATTCTATTAAACACTCATTCCTCGGAGATATCACCTCTGGGCCGAGTATATTTTGCGGCTCCGAGCACCAAAACAAAGGAAACTTTTCGCCAAGATTCTCATCTATATAAAACGGAAATTGCTCCTCCGAACTTCTGACCTTAAAATACATCTCTTTAAAATCTTTGAAAGAAGACTTATACAGTTTGAAGATAGCAAAGCCCGGAGTACTATTAAAATTAACCCACCCCCCTTTCCACACCCCTTTAGCttgaaacaaacaaaagaataacgAAACAGATGGCAGTTCCTCTAAATATTCCATCAACACTTCAAAAGATCTCAGGAAAGCCCATCCATTAGGATGAAGTTGAGAGGGAGCACAGTTAAGTTGTTTGAGAATCTGACACTCAAAATCCGTAAACGGAAGCCTCACTCGCAACTCTTCAACTACGCAACTATGCATGTAAAAGAAACCAAACCCCAACTCTCGATGAAAAATCCTATCCTCCACACTACATGGCAACAATTCCACCTTCACCCCAGAACCTGCCCTCACTATCATATTCGCATCAACCTCCCTCACCGCCACCTCGTCACAGAAAAGAGACACCCGTGATTTAACATCTTCACTCACCCAGTCGTAAGACCAATCCACCCtatcctttttctctttctcaaaACCCATTAATTCAAAATCAGAATaacagaaggaagaagaaaaaggaaaagacaAAAGCACAGAAATGAATCAGAAACAGAAAAGAGGACTCGTACCTCTCTTACTCATTCTTCAATATGCAAGCGTATAGCACACAACCAACACAAAAAAAACGGAAAATGCTGAATGAAGCCAGGCAACTAAAGGGACGGAAAACAAACCCAAAAGGCACATCAAACAGTGAGCCAAGTATTgggaatcaacaaacttaaatGCAACCATCaccttttctctttcatcagaAAGTAACGGACACGACTCCCCACGTTCCCTAAAAATTAAAACACTGAGACATCTTTTAATGAAGTAAGTTGATCTGGGGGCTTATCCACTAACCCACGCAAACCGAGTTATAGctcataaaaaacaaaaataaagctCAACCTGCTTCATTAAAATCTTCCTCAGGCTAAGCTTGGGGGCTGTGATATGGTCACCATCAAAATCATAACTCGTCATTTGCCGTTATTATTCGGCCCTTATGAGCTATAACTCGGCGAAGTTAATAACGTCTCAAAACGGCAGAGATAAAATCGGTTACgaaattaatcataaaaaacGGACGAATAATCATCAAAGACGCAACGGACGAATAAATGTCTATAAAAGAGAAGGTAAAATATCTTTCTTGATTCATTCAAAAAACTGAATACTATCTActgacttaagcatcggagtgcctttgcaggtacactccaCCTCCTTGGAATCACTCACATTCTCATACACACGACGAGCACAGAAAAACCGGACCTCGAAGGACAGGCGTTCAACCTGGTGGCACTAAGCTCGGCTAATCTCAAGAAGTTAGAGCCGACCTGTTTACCAGGCAAGATCAATATGCTTATTCTTACCCCTATATACATATACTTGCAAATGCTTTCTTCCTTATAATATATAGtctaaaataatttatgatCGCTGTAACCTGTGGCTGCACCACTGTCAGTATAATTTTCAGCTGtagattattaattattaattgttttGTGTGTAAGCACCAACCACCAGAACACATATGGCTGCTGgtaattatttaattagtagCAGTTATGCCAAGAATTGTGAGGGAAACGGTCTTTCATTCCccctttaattttgtttttgagATATTGATTAGTAATCCagtaatattagaaaaataactaaaatttatcttatttaatatttattatttaataaatattaaaataaaataaattcttattgtttgtagttaatttttttgttacgaAACATTTTGGTTAGCAATAATACATTGGGCATAATAATTCCCTAATTGATCTCTGCATATTGTCATAAACAAACACCAATAATACACGTGTCCTAAAAATGGTCATGTTTGTACTCAACTGAAAGATTCCCTTTGTTGTGTGCCCATACCCCATATATCTATCTACATTATTGGaaatgaaaagataaaaatatcacttttgaatttaaaaaagaaattaagaaaaaccATCATCCTATATATATGggaaattggaaaaaaaaacaTGGCAATTCAATAATACGCTGATAGGGTAAATGAACACATGCATACATACATTGCATGGGGACAACTTCTTTTGTTTGGCATGCATCATAGATTCTTTTGGCATATTATTTACTGTATAATAGCAATAATATCATGCCAACCAAAAATCAAGAAGGGCAATATTGTGATATGAACATATCTAAAGactataattttttaacaagCAACCCATGCGTtgaatttcctttttttttttgaaaaaaattgttattGTGATCAAATTCACTAGACTAATTGAGTTCATCCTATGTAGGAAATTGGTGGGATCTCACTTTTACCCTTTTATAGTCACAAACTTTTACCTTGTATGACCTGCCAGGAAGAGAATAGTTTCATAGAGTTCCATATTTAGTAAAAGCAAAAAGACCCACATACCTCTTTgaataaaaaaacttaaatataaCTACGATTTAATTAAGGTGAAAACTTAGTATAGTCGACTTCACGTAAAGTTAATAGttgagagccgttagataaaaatttagttaaatcagtCAACAATCAATACAAGTTcgcattaaaaaaaatgaaaaaataagcGCGTAGAGCGCAATAAGATTGATCTTTAGAGGGTGCGTATGGCGCAATAAGAGTAGTCTTCAGAGGGCGCATAAAGCGTAATAAAAGAGGGCGCATAGAGCACCATAAGAGTGCAGATGGAACTGTTAAA includes:
- the LOC130933569 gene encoding uncharacterized protein LOC130933569; this encodes MADVPPPSLSELMRMVAELQQANQRMADENQIMAAQIAELNHDHNDDRQERDEEHQSQPTHVSETTQHEKQHPEDEKEEPEDFVGPFTEEVMSFELPKRFTLPLTLTPYDGLGDPKKFIKKFRSIMIVNGASDTVLCRCFPNYLDGPALDWLCALPAGSISRFHQLAKLFEKHFAGSAIYLHDSDYLNTIKQGPNESLKDYMTRFTKVAISIPDLHPEVHLHAIKSGLRPGKFQETIAVAKPRTLAEFREKAKGQIDIEELRQARKPDKSLFRDEDKSSSHKKNFKLTPRFDSYTQFNTKREDIIKEILNSKLIKPPRKAGTYQDTKNVDKSKYCTFHQKHGHNTDDCVVAKDLLERLARQGHLDKYIGGHMQKRGSNSTTADLPDQHRGKEKTSSGQYERPRGIINCISGGYASGGHSNSARKRSFRTIYSADVQEQNTTFTNPQPNNLQNK